The following are encoded in a window of Gemmatimonadota bacterium genomic DNA:
- a CDS encoding phage portal protein gives MPAISATAPTPPACCPPTRRGRDQVEQLRAEWEKVHKGGRKANKTAILGGNLKWQPLTVAPEDAQFLESRRFQVLEICRWFRVPPHMLAELERATHTNVEQMSIEFVQNCLLPWVRRFEAEANMKLLGRNQRGRLTVRFNLAGLLRGDLKSRYEAYQIGRRAGWLSVNDVRRLEDMNPVPGGDDYHVESNLPLELLREKQEKEIEKLDRPDPAPAVAPAPGNDPPPDDTDPDNRLVD, from the coding sequence GTGCCGGCTATTTCGGCAACGGCACCCACCCCTCCGGCGTGCTGTCCACCGACCAGGCGCGGGCGCGACCAGGTCGAGCAGCTGCGGGCTGAGTGGGAGAAAGTCCACAAGGGTGGGCGGAAGGCCAACAAGACGGCGATCCTCGGCGGCAACCTCAAGTGGCAGCCGCTCACCGTTGCGCCGGAGGACGCCCAGTTCCTGGAGTCTCGGCGCTTCCAGGTCTTGGAGATCTGCCGCTGGTTCCGCGTCCCGCCGCACATGCTGGCCGAGCTCGAGCGCGCCACCCACACGAACGTCGAGCAAATGTCCATCGAGTTCGTGCAGAACTGCCTGCTGCCCTGGGTGCGGCGGTTCGAGGCCGAGGCGAACATGAAGCTGCTCGGCCGCAACCAGCGCGGCCGGCTCACCGTGCGCTTCAACCTGGCCGGCCTGCTGCGCGGCGATCTCAAGAGCCGGTATGAGGCCTACCAGATCGGCCGGCGCGCTGGTTGGCTGTCGGTCAATGATGTGCGACGCCTCGAGGACATGAATCCCGTGCCAGGCGGCGACGACTATCACGTCGAGTCGAACCTCCCTCTTGAGCTGCTGCGCGAGAAGCAAGAGAAGGAAATCGAAAAGCTCGATCGTCCCGACCCGGCGCCGGCCGTGGCGCCCGCGCCTGGCAACGACCCGCCGCCGGACGACACCGATCCGGACAACCGCCTGGTCGACTAG
- a CDS encoding Clp protease ClpP yields MPNFRIRAAGKKTAEIYLYDVIGQDWWGGITAKDFAEALKSAGDIDTIKLRVNSPGGDVFDGFAIYNQLARHSARVEVDVDGEAASIASIIIMAADEDPGGGQRHDHDSRPVVLRRREC; encoded by the coding sequence ATGCCTAACTTCCGGATCCGCGCCGCGGGCAAGAAAACCGCCGAGATCTACCTCTATGACGTCATCGGCCAGGACTGGTGGGGCGGGATCACAGCGAAGGACTTTGCCGAGGCGCTCAAGTCGGCCGGCGACATCGACACCATCAAGCTGCGCGTGAACTCGCCCGGCGGCGATGTGTTCGACGGCTTCGCCATCTACAACCAGCTGGCGCGGCATTCCGCGCGGGTCGAGGTCGACGTCGACGGAGAGGCGGCGAGCATCGCCTCGATCATCATCATGGCCGCCGACGAGGATCCGGGTGGCGGACAACGCCATGATCACGATTCACGACCCGTGGTCCTTCGCCGTCGGGAGTGCTGA
- a CDS encoding phage portal protein, protein MSAPTAHALLRGNGYAAIQRELNGQPYALHLCKPDRVRVERTDRGELVYRVRDDNGDEDTVPARDMFHLRGLGYDGIVGYSVLHLARQSLGLSSALETFGAGYFGNGTHPSGVLSTDQARARPGRAAAG, encoded by the coding sequence GTGAGCGCTCCTACGGCCCACGCCCTGCTGCGAGGCAACGGATACGCCGCGATCCAGCGCGAGCTCAACGGGCAACCCTACGCGTTGCACCTGTGCAAGCCCGATCGCGTCCGGGTGGAGCGGACGGACCGTGGCGAGCTGGTGTATCGCGTACGCGACGACAACGGCGACGAGGACACGGTGCCGGCACGCGACATGTTCCACCTCCGAGGCCTCGGCTACGACGGCATCGTCGGCTACAGCGTGTTGCACCTGGCGCGGCAGTCGCTGGGCCTGTCCTCCGCACTGGAGACGTTCGGTGCCGGCTATTTCGGCAACGGCACCCACCCCTCCGGCGTGCTGTCCACCGACCAGGCGCGGGCGCGACCAGGTCGAGCAGCTGCGGGCTGA
- a CDS encoding ATP-dependent Clp protease proteolytic subunit has translation MITIHDPWSFAVGSADALRDKAVLLDQVKGSLLRTYAARTGQTEDTLSEWMSAETWFDAAQAKQNGFADAVTEPVRMAASARGTVPWIRHMPGARRHQRPTSHFVASRSAMAAAKDLRSGPPGAGP, from the coding sequence ATGATCACGATTCACGACCCGTGGTCCTTCGCCGTCGGGAGTGCTGACGCGCTGCGCGACAAGGCCGTGCTGCTCGACCAGGTCAAAGGCTCGCTGCTGCGGACCTACGCCGCGCGGACGGGCCAGACCGAGGACACCCTGTCGGAGTGGATGAGCGCCGAGACCTGGTTCGATGCCGCCCAGGCCAAACAGAACGGCTTCGCCGACGCCGTCACCGAACCGGTCCGCATGGCGGCCAGTGCACGCGGCACCGTGCCCTGGATCCGCCACATGCCCGGCGCCAGACGCCATCAGCGCCCAACGTCGCACTTCGTCGCCAGCCGGTCGGCCATGGCCGCCGCAAAAGATCTCCGATCTG